One window from the genome of Pseudoalteromonas sp. '520P1 No. 423' encodes:
- a CDS encoding efflux RND transporter periplasmic adaptor subunit has protein sequence MIKSTETQDEQIQNVKSNTWVKYMLFSIIVIIAGIYTLPTLSNWYSGIISVDKTNLLTAKVFRGELIRDVAVSGKLVAANAPQLYSPEIGDVTMLSRPGDKVTKGQIVAKLNSPELISLIKQNKSQLDKLKIEASRGSLKDDEAQLDLERSLDEAKVRLNAANREHQRAKLSFDKQVISELDYAKTQDELLEANLRHQHANKRVELAKKRLEFENQTRQFEVNQQQIILDELLRREQALAIKAPVAGIVGNWLIEQKERVADSQALMTIVDLTQYEAQLNVPEFYADDLGIGLTVNMTVAGKKLKGTLSSISPEINNSQVQIRISIDNNHAHNLRQNQRVNATIEFERKSDVLMVKRGAFLKAGAAKSVFKVTDNYAVKQKISVGISSVEFVEILQGVKENDELIISDHSDFATNTHIKLTI, from the coding sequence ATGATAAAAAGCACAGAGACTCAAGATGAGCAAATACAAAACGTTAAATCGAACACTTGGGTTAAATATATGCTTTTTTCGATTATTGTAATCATCGCAGGTATTTATACATTACCAACACTTAGCAATTGGTATTCAGGTATTATCTCAGTAGATAAAACCAATTTACTCACAGCTAAAGTATTTCGTGGTGAATTAATAAGAGATGTAGCAGTATCAGGTAAATTAGTGGCAGCCAATGCGCCGCAACTTTACAGTCCAGAAATTGGTGATGTTACTATGCTAAGTCGCCCAGGCGATAAAGTAACTAAAGGTCAAATTGTAGCTAAGCTAAATAGCCCTGAACTGATATCTTTAATAAAACAAAATAAATCCCAACTGGACAAACTTAAAATTGAAGCTAGTCGTGGATCATTAAAAGATGACGAAGCACAATTAGATTTAGAACGCAGTTTAGATGAAGCAAAAGTCAGATTAAATGCTGCAAATAGGGAGCATCAACGCGCGAAATTATCTTTTGATAAGCAAGTTATCAGTGAGCTTGATTACGCTAAAACTCAAGATGAACTATTAGAGGCTAACTTAAGACATCAACATGCGAATAAACGCGTAGAGCTTGCTAAAAAACGTTTAGAGTTTGAAAATCAAACCCGTCAATTTGAGGTAAACCAACAGCAAATCATTTTAGATGAATTACTTCGCCGAGAACAGGCTTTAGCAATAAAAGCCCCAGTCGCAGGTATAGTCGGTAACTGGTTAATCGAACAAAAAGAGCGTGTTGCAGACTCTCAAGCACTTATGACAATCGTTGATTTAACACAATATGAAGCGCAACTTAATGTGCCTGAGTTTTACGCTGATGATTTAGGCATAGGTCTAACAGTTAATATGACTGTTGCCGGAAAAAAACTAAAAGGTACATTAAGTTCTATCTCACCTGAAATTAACAATAGCCAAGTACAGATCAGGATCTCTATTGATAATAATCATGCGCATAATTTAAGACAAAATCAAAGAGTTAATGCCACTATCGAATTCGAACGAAAATCTGACGTATTAATGGTTAAACGTGGTGCTTTCTTAAAAGCCGGAGCCGCTAAATCAGTATTTAAAGTTACTGATAACTATGCAGTAAAACAAAAAATCAGTGTGGGTATATCAAGTGTAGAATTTGTTGAAATTTTACAAGGCGTTAAAGAAAATGATGAGTTAATAATATCTGATCACTCTGACTTCGCCACGAACACACACATTAAGCTAACTATATAA
- the purE gene encoding 5-(carboxyamino)imidazole ribonucleotide mutase, whose amino-acid sequence MTVGIIMGSKSDWPTMQHAADMLESFGIAYETKVVSAHRTPQLLCDYASSAAERGIKVIIAGAGGAAHLPGMAAAFTSLPVLGVPVKSKALNGVDSLLSICQMPKGVAVGTLAIGDPGAANAGLLAAQILGCQNPEIFEKIEAFRKKQTDTILDNPNPQGE is encoded by the coding sequence ATGACAGTAGGTATTATAATGGGGTCAAAATCAGATTGGCCAACAATGCAACATGCAGCGGATATGTTAGAAAGTTTTGGCATTGCTTACGAAACTAAAGTTGTGTCTGCTCACCGTACACCTCAGTTATTATGTGATTATGCAAGCTCTGCTGCAGAACGTGGTATTAAAGTAATTATCGCGGGTGCGGGTGGTGCTGCACATTTACCAGGTATGGCTGCTGCTTTTACAAGTCTTCCAGTACTGGGTGTTCCAGTAAAATCTAAAGCGTTAAATGGTGTCGATTCACTACTATCAATCTGTCAAATGCCTAAAGGTGTTGCTGTGGGTACTTTAGCGATAGGTGATCCTGGTGCTGCAAATGCAGGTTTGCTTGCTGCTCAAATTTTAGGTTGTCAAAATCCTGAAATCTTTGAGAAAATTGAAGCTTTCCGCAAAAAACAAACTGATACTATTTTAGATAATCCAAATCCTCAAGGCGAATAG
- a CDS encoding 5-(carboxyamino)imidazole ribonucleotide synthase — translation MKILVLGSGQLARMMSLAGAPLDLNITSYDVGTKNIIHPLTGEIYAQDLQASIAEVDVITAEFEHIPHDVLELCCQSGKFYPGKQAIKTGGDRAIEKALLDESNVPCAPYKLITEKSHLIEAVALLGKPLVIKTCQAGYDGKGQWRLKSDDQIEQIWSEMADFIATGTDSLPHTIIAEKMIPFCREVSVIGARDKQGNMAIYPVTENEHTNGVLTLSIASEICEKIQSQGESAFKKLATKMDYVGVLAIEFFDVDGTLIVNEIAPRVHNSGHWTQQGCASSQFENHMRAVCGLPLGSAELLRPSAMINVLGQSSIPTQVLNTPDLLSHWYGKSQKPGRKMGHINISAPTNEALAQKLESLAKVLPEEDYPGILKAATSLRS, via the coding sequence ATGAAGATACTGGTTTTAGGATCAGGCCAATTAGCTAGAATGATGAGCTTGGCAGGTGCACCACTGGATCTCAATATAACTTCATATGATGTAGGTACAAAAAATATTATTCATCCTTTAACGGGTGAGATATATGCTCAAGATTTACAGGCAAGCATTGCTGAAGTTGACGTGATCACAGCTGAATTTGAACACATTCCTCATGACGTTTTAGAACTATGTTGCCAAAGCGGTAAGTTTTACCCAGGTAAACAAGCGATTAAAACAGGTGGCGATCGTGCGATTGAAAAAGCTTTATTAGATGAATCTAATGTGCCTTGTGCACCTTATAAACTTATTACAGAAAAGTCACATTTGATTGAAGCTGTTGCTTTACTAGGTAAACCTCTAGTTATTAAAACTTGCCAGGCTGGTTATGATGGTAAAGGTCAGTGGCGATTAAAATCAGATGATCAAATCGAACAAATTTGGTCTGAAATGGCTGACTTTATTGCTACAGGTACTGACAGCTTACCTCATACAATTATTGCTGAAAAGATGATCCCATTTTGTCGAGAAGTATCGGTTATTGGTGCCCGTGACAAACAAGGTAATATGGCAATTTATCCGGTAACTGAAAATGAACATACCAATGGTGTATTAACATTATCAATTGCCAGTGAGATTTGCGAAAAAATTCAGTCGCAAGGTGAATCAGCTTTTAAAAAACTTGCAACAAAAATGGATTATGTTGGTGTTTTAGCGATAGAGTTTTTCGATGTTGATGGCACGCTAATTGTTAACGAAATTGCACCTCGTGTACATAATTCAGGACATTGGACACAGCAAGGGTGTGCTTCTAGTCAGTTTGAAAATCATATGCGTGCAGTATGTGGATTGCCATTAGGTAGTGCAGAGTTATTGCGCCCTTCAGCCATGATAAATGTTTTAGGCCAATCCTCTATACCAACACAAGTATTAAATACACCTGATCTATTAAGTCATTGGTATGGTAAAAGTCAAAAACCAGGTCGTAAGATGGGTCATATTAATATTTCAGCTCCGACCAATGAAGCACTAGCTCAAAAACTTGAATCATTAGCTAAAGTATTACCTGAAGAAGACTATCCTGGAATTTTAAAAGCAGCAACTTCATTAAGAAGTTAA
- a CDS encoding ABC transporter ATP-binding protein yields MLNMQSISRVFKTDTIQTHALRDFHLQVNSGEFVAVTGPSGSGKSTFLNVAGLLDGFDGGTYELDGVNVKGLKDDELSRLRNEKIGFIFQSYNLIPDFNIFDNIDMPLRYRGFSAKERKRRIQSALEQVGLASRHKYLPSQLSGGQQQRIAIARALAGEPKILLADEPTGNLDSLMARQVMELLHTLNDQGSTIIMVTHDPDQARSVKRNVQVIDGQITDMSIYAPLNNQALNTAQTA; encoded by the coding sequence ATGTTAAATATGCAATCAATCAGTCGAGTATTTAAAACAGACACCATTCAAACGCACGCTTTAAGAGACTTTCATTTACAAGTAAATTCGGGGGAATTTGTTGCAGTGACAGGCCCTTCAGGCTCTGGTAAATCAACTTTCTTAAATGTTGCAGGTTTATTAGATGGTTTTGATGGCGGAACTTATGAATTAGATGGTGTAAACGTCAAAGGACTTAAAGATGACGAGCTTTCGCGATTAAGAAACGAAAAAATTGGTTTTATTTTTCAAAGCTATAATCTTATTCCTGACTTTAATATATTTGACAACATTGATATGCCACTGAGATATCGTGGATTTAGTGCAAAAGAGCGAAAACGCCGTATACAGTCAGCACTTGAGCAAGTCGGTTTAGCAAGTCGCCATAAATATTTACCTAGCCAGCTATCAGGCGGTCAACAGCAACGTATCGCAATTGCCAGAGCCTTAGCGGGTGAGCCTAAAATTTTATTAGCTGATGAGCCAACTGGTAATCTAGATTCTTTAATGGCACGTCAAGTCATGGAATTATTGCACACATTAAACGATCAAGGCAGTACCATCATTATGGTGACACATGACCCTGACCAAGCACGTTCGGTAAAACGTAATGTTCAAGTAATAGATGGTCAAATAACTGATATGAGCATTTACGCGCCATTAAACAATCAAGCCTTAAATACAGCACAAACGGCTTAG
- a CDS encoding branched-chain amino acid aminotransferase, whose amino-acid sequence MNIDYQLKSAETRRTEQFKPEEDIGFGKLRTDHMFLMDYKDGQWVEPRVVPYGPLTMPPGAMALHYGQSIFEGAKAYKHADGEIHTFRLDMNAARMNHSGSVVCMPSIDEQMQIDAIHALIDVDRLWFPEQAGACLYVRPFVFATEDHISVRSSKNYTFCVLLSPSGAYYKDGNNKAIRLLVSEQYHRAVSGGTGSAKASGNYCASLKASETAQTYGASQVLYLDSTNQYIEEAGAMNHYHVRKDGTVIIPEFTDTILKSITSQSILSLSEQLGFEVKQETIKIQDFIADVKSGDIIEAGGFGTAAVVSPVGSYIFENNDVITVGDGNVGKYTLAMYTLLTDIQMGRQQGPDGWVNLVERKAP is encoded by the coding sequence ATGAATATTGATTACCAATTAAAAAGTGCAGAAACACGTCGTACAGAGCAATTTAAGCCTGAAGAAGATATTGGTTTTGGCAAACTAAGAACTGACCATATGTTTTTAATGGATTATAAAGATGGTCAATGGGTTGAGCCACGTGTTGTTCCTTACGGCCCGCTTACAATGCCTCCAGGCGCTATGGCATTACATTACGGTCAATCAATTTTTGAAGGTGCTAAAGCATATAAACATGCAGATGGTGAAATACATACATTTAGATTAGATATGAATGCAGCTCGTATGAATCATTCAGGTTCTGTTGTTTGTATGCCGTCTATTGATGAACAAATGCAAATCGATGCTATACACGCACTCATTGATGTCGATCGCCTTTGGTTCCCTGAACAAGCTGGCGCATGTTTATATGTTCGTCCATTTGTTTTTGCTACTGAAGATCATATCTCTGTAAGAAGTTCTAAAAATTACACTTTTTGTGTATTACTAAGCCCAAGTGGCGCTTATTACAAAGATGGTAACAATAAAGCAATTCGTTTATTAGTAAGCGAACAATACCATCGCGCAGTATCAGGTGGCACAGGTTCTGCCAAAGCATCTGGTAATTACTGCGCATCATTAAAAGCATCTGAAACCGCACAAACTTATGGTGCTTCTCAAGTATTATATTTAGATTCAACTAATCAATATATCGAAGAAGCAGGAGCTATGAATCATTACCATGTCCGTAAAGATGGCACGGTTATTATTCCTGAATTTACAGATACAATTTTAAAATCAATCACTTCTCAGTCAATTTTAAGTTTAAGTGAGCAGCTTGGTTTTGAAGTAAAACAAGAAACTATCAAAATTCAAGACTTTATCGCCGATGTAAAATCTGGTGATATTATTGAAGCAGGTGGTTTTGGTACTGCAGCGGTTGTATCTCCTGTTGGCTCTTATATCTTTGAAAACAATGACGTGATCACTGTTGGTGATGGCAATGTAGGTAAATATACTTTAGCTATGTATACATTGTTAACTGATATTCAAATGGGTCGCCAACAAGGGCCTGATGGATGGGTAAATCTAGTTGAGCGTAAAGCGCCTTAA
- a CDS encoding ABC-F family ATPase has translation MIQANNITMQFGAKPLFENISVKFGEGNRYGLIGANGCGKSTFMKILSGELEPSSGNVSTDPNERVAKLNQDQFAYEEYSVIDTVIMGHKELWEIKQERDRIYSLPEMSEEDGMKVADLETEFAEMDGYSAESKAAELLSGVGIPESMHYGLMSEVAPGRKLRVLLTQVLFSDPDIMLLDEPTNNLDIHSISWLEEVLKQRNCTMIIISHDRHFLNSVCTHMADIDYGELRLFPGNYDEYMFAANQAREQLLADNAKKKTQIADLQQFVARFSANASKAKQATSRAKQLDKIELAEVKASSRQNPFLRFEQEKPLFRNALELDNLAQGYDQQLFSGLDGLVEVGERIAIIGENGAGKTTLLNTLASKKAPTAGGFKWSENANIGYYAQDHAEDFEKDQNLFQWMEQWQQEGDDEQVVRGYLGRLLFSQNDISKSVNVISGGEQGRMLFGKLMMHKHNILLMDEPTNHMDMESIESLNTALEKYEGTLFFVSHDRIFVSSLATRIWEIKDGKIIDFRGNYEEYLASQGLEG, from the coding sequence GTGATTCAAGCTAATAACATCACCATGCAATTTGGCGCTAAGCCTTTGTTTGAAAATATATCAGTTAAATTTGGCGAAGGTAACCGCTATGGTTTAATTGGTGCTAATGGCTGTGGTAAATCTACATTCATGAAAATTTTAAGTGGTGAATTAGAGCCATCATCAGGCAATGTAAGCACAGATCCTAATGAAAGAGTTGCAAAACTAAATCAGGATCAATTCGCTTATGAAGAATATAGTGTAATTGATACTGTGATCATGGGTCACAAAGAGCTTTGGGAAATAAAACAAGAGCGTGATCGTATCTATTCTTTACCAGAAATGAGTGAAGAAGATGGTATGAAAGTAGCCGACCTTGAAACTGAATTTGCTGAAATGGATGGCTATTCTGCAGAATCAAAAGCTGCTGAATTATTATCTGGTGTTGGTATTCCTGAATCAATGCATTACGGCTTAATGTCTGAAGTAGCTCCTGGTCGTAAACTTCGAGTGCTATTAACACAAGTTCTGTTCTCTGATCCTGATATTATGTTATTGGATGAGCCAACAAATAACTTAGATATCCACTCTATCAGTTGGTTAGAAGAAGTTTTAAAACAACGTAACTGTACTATGATTATCATCTCGCATGATCGCCATTTCCTAAACTCTGTTTGTACACATATGGCTGATATAGATTACGGTGAGTTACGTTTATTCCCTGGTAACTACGATGAGTACATGTTTGCAGCTAACCAAGCACGTGAGCAATTATTAGCTGATAACGCTAAAAAGAAAACACAAATTGCTGATTTACAGCAATTCGTAGCACGCTTTTCTGCAAATGCTTCAAAAGCTAAACAAGCAACATCTCGTGCTAAACAGCTAGATAAAATTGAATTAGCAGAAGTTAAAGCGTCAAGTCGTCAAAATCCTTTCTTACGTTTCGAGCAAGAAAAACCTTTATTTAGAAATGCGTTAGAGCTTGATAATCTAGCACAAGGGTATGATCAACAATTATTCTCAGGACTTGATGGACTAGTAGAAGTGGGTGAACGTATTGCAATTATCGGTGAGAATGGGGCTGGTAAAACAACATTATTAAATACACTTGCAAGTAAAAAAGCACCGACTGCTGGTGGATTTAAATGGTCTGAAAATGCCAATATTGGCTATTACGCACAAGATCATGCAGAAGATTTTGAAAAAGACCAAAACTTATTTCAGTGGATGGAACAATGGCAACAAGAAGGTGACGATGAACAAGTTGTTCGAGGTTACTTAGGTCGTTTATTATTCTCTCAAAATGATATTTCAAAGTCAGTAAATGTCATATCTGGTGGTGAACAAGGTCGTATGTTGTTTGGTAAGCTAATGATGCATAAACACAATATATTACTGATGGATGAGCCAACAAACCACATGGATATGGAATCTATTGAGTCTTTAAACACTGCACTTGAAAAATATGAAGGCACATTATTTTTTGTAAGTCATGACAGAATATTTGTATCATCACTTGCAACGCGTATTTGGGAAATCAAAGACGGAAAGATTATTGACTTCAGAGGCAACTATGAAGAGTACTTAGCTTCACAAGGCCTTGAAGGCTAA
- a CDS encoding TonB-dependent siderophore receptor, with product MSSNGIEENLIDAPAAMVVLTEDDFHRRGYNNLKEIFIDLPGFDVIQTGGANNTTSYQRGYRTPTTNRTLFMIDGVVDNNLWSHEYIMAHQYPISMINRVEVLYGPSSVRYGANAFLGVINVITKKCKTLKEHESEFLIKTEIGSWNSKALEIFTRAKLKRLSFDIAAVIFNSDEEDLSDRWGFLSNDLYSQTDIWGPILEYKNNGKSYGSYQDESDDWGVFANIYFNNITIGMFNWLIDEGYGGQYTADRGQNNGDWYRSSKQMYLNHDWKNNNKFKVNTNLTYSESRIWGNWAEATPDWETGMENFSYISVTNWNSSNSAIEIKQDFDYMLNTQFRYLSGWRFKRSDLTKAYDVPGYWGAYSSTTPTSNVGPYGFGAAIYYSTDPIYDFDSKTLKEVPSDNRVKFNDYGGYASFIYDNEAFRANFGIRYDKNKIWGSSINPRVSGIYKYNNSKSSIKLVYGEAFQEPPAQQLYGGWSGRQENPDLKPEKAKNLELIFMHKTYLWLHDISLYSAWYDNVIREDSINNGSRNVTGLEYRGRFEFQNFLSEQNNITGHLYYTFTHAKTDRMFSHDDNVWVNKNGTLGDISPHKINFLIDIPFKESWNVNFKANYLDRTKLYSRNPLILQGIEVGSRVIFDSSISYLSKNWKVSLKALNLFDRKILAPGIQKADSGNDFSKRSLGFSNSLSAQPGRSFWLTLSYTLK from the coding sequence GTGAGTAGTAATGGTATTGAAGAAAATTTGATAGATGCTCCCGCAGCTATGGTTGTTTTGACTGAAGATGATTTTCACCGAAGGGGATATAATAATTTAAAAGAGATATTTATTGATTTACCCGGGTTTGATGTGATTCAAACTGGGGGAGCAAATAACACAACTTCTTATCAAAGGGGATATAGAACCCCTACGACTAACAGAACATTGTTCATGATTGACGGAGTCGTGGATAATAATTTGTGGAGCCACGAGTATATAATGGCCCATCAATATCCAATAAGTATGATAAATCGTGTCGAAGTTTTATATGGTCCCTCATCAGTTCGCTATGGCGCAAATGCATTTTTAGGTGTGATAAATGTCATCACAAAAAAATGTAAAACTTTAAAAGAGCATGAATCAGAATTTTTAATAAAAACTGAAATAGGTAGTTGGAACTCAAAAGCATTAGAGATATTTACAAGAGCAAAGTTAAAAAGGCTTAGTTTTGACATCGCAGCTGTAATATTTAACTCTGATGAAGAGGATCTATCTGATAGATGGGGGTTTCTTTCAAATGACTTATATAGTCAAACTGATATTTGGGGACCTATTTTAGAATATAAAAACAATGGAAAATCTTACGGCTCATATCAGGATGAATCAGATGATTGGGGGGTGTTTGCTAATATATATTTTAATAATATAACTATTGGGATGTTCAATTGGCTAATTGATGAGGGCTATGGAGGACAATATACGGCAGATAGAGGGCAAAATAATGGAGACTGGTACCGCTCTTCAAAACAGATGTATTTAAATCATGACTGGAAAAATAATAATAAATTTAAGGTGAATACAAACCTTACATATAGTGAAAGCCGCATATGGGGGAATTGGGCTGAAGCCACACCTGACTGGGAAACAGGTATGGAAAATTTTTCTTACATAAGTGTCACGAATTGGAATAGTTCAAATTCAGCAATTGAAATAAAACAAGATTTTGATTATATGCTTAATACACAATTTAGATATTTATCTGGCTGGCGCTTTAAACGTTCTGATTTAACCAAAGCATATGACGTTCCAGGGTATTGGGGAGCCTATAGCTCTACAACTCCAACTAGTAATGTGGGTCCATATGGATTTGGTGCCGCAATATATTACAGCACAGATCCTATTTATGATTTTGATTCGAAAACGCTTAAAGAAGTACCTAGTGATAATCGTGTTAAATTTAATGATTATGGTGGTTACGCATCATTTATATATGACAATGAAGCCTTCAGGGCTAATTTCGGGATCAGATATGACAAAAATAAAATTTGGGGCTCGTCAATAAACCCAAGAGTGTCTGGAATTTATAAATATAACAATAGTAAATCTTCTATAAAACTGGTGTATGGTGAAGCATTTCAAGAGCCACCAGCACAACAATTATATGGAGGTTGGTCTGGTAGACAGGAAAACCCAGATCTAAAACCAGAAAAAGCCAAAAACTTAGAACTTATTTTTATGCATAAAACATATCTATGGCTACATGATATTTCTTTGTATAGTGCATGGTATGACAACGTGATCCGTGAAGATTCAATAAACAATGGTAGCCGAAATGTTACTGGGCTTGAATATAGAGGCCGTTTTGAATTTCAAAACTTTCTTAGCGAACAAAATAATATTACTGGTCATTTATATTACACATTCACTCACGCTAAAACGGATCGAATGTTTTCTCACGATGATAATGTATGGGTTAATAAAAACGGTACATTAGGGGATATTTCGCCACACAAAATAAATTTCCTAATAGACATACCTTTCAAAGAAAGTTGGAATGTTAATTTTAAAGCAAACTATTTAGATCGCACTAAGCTATATTCACGTAATCCACTTATTCTTCAAGGTATTGAAGTTGGTTCCAGGGTGATTTTTGACTCATCTATAAGCTATTTAAGTAAAAATTGGAAAGTTTCATTAAAAGCACTTAATTTATTTGATAGAAAAATACTTGCACCAGGTATTCAAAAAGCAGATTCCGGTAATGATTTTTCTAAACGGAGCCTTGGGTTTAGTAACTCCCTTAGCGCACAACCTGGACGTTCATTTTGGTTAACATTGAGTTATACGTTAAAGTAA
- a CDS encoding ABC transporter permease, translating into MDMFLYYLKLSKHNLKRHKLFFILMITTLAVGVAVLLANLAILKVMSSDPIPEKSDKIFSVNMTTWPEKDGNNSEPLHILRYRDAMHILKSDIPTYSLAHYASQVYTRNVESKSLTRFSAETRATTSEFFELTNAPFEFGGTWANENANDIVIGSDLNQKLFGGGNSIGKSVEIGTQVFRVVGVLKPWTLKPLFYHATERRAFNKTDDLYAPLETALTNNWGIGARASSTERYENASDTRDKNAFYMQAYVQLDNAQQKAQFQNYLDSYSQSLKDSGEHPFPINNKLYNVNQWLDKNKVVDEKILAFALATVLFLAVCIFNASSLLLARYHSAKFETGLRRAVGASKKHVLYQSAVESLIIGTCCAVLALILGWLFLKFSLTLFPYLSDSASFDSGLVFMGICIAIITSFLSSLYPLVQASNSSLSAQLK; encoded by the coding sequence ATGGATATGTTTTTATATTATTTAAAACTCAGTAAACATAATTTAAAGCGCCATAAGTTATTTTTTATACTGATGATCACAACTTTAGCTGTCGGTGTCGCGGTATTACTGGCTAATCTAGCTATTTTAAAAGTGATGTCGAGTGATCCTATTCCAGAAAAAAGCGATAAAATATTTAGTGTAAATATGACAACTTGGCCTGAAAAAGATGGCAATAACTCAGAGCCTTTGCATATATTACGTTATAGAGATGCCATGCATATCTTAAAAAGTGATATACCAACATATAGCCTAGCACATTATGCTTCTCAGGTTTATACGCGTAATGTTGAATCTAAAAGTTTAACGCGTTTTAGTGCAGAAACTCGCGCAACAACCAGCGAGTTTTTTGAACTGACCAACGCACCGTTTGAATTTGGCGGTACGTGGGCAAACGAAAATGCCAACGACATTGTTATTGGCTCAGATTTAAACCAAAAACTCTTTGGTGGAGGAAATAGTATTGGCAAATCGGTTGAAATTGGTACACAAGTATTTCGTGTAGTAGGTGTGTTAAAGCCTTGGACTTTAAAGCCTTTATTCTATCATGCAACAGAAAGACGTGCGTTTAACAAAACCGATGATTTATATGCCCCATTAGAAACTGCACTTACAAATAATTGGGGCATAGGTGCAAGAGCATCTTCTACAGAACGATATGAAAATGCATCTGATACAAGAGATAAAAATGCATTTTATATGCAAGCTTATGTTCAATTAGATAACGCACAGCAAAAAGCACAATTTCAAAATTATTTAGATAGTTATAGCCAAAGTTTAAAAGATTCTGGTGAGCACCCTTTTCCAATCAATAATAAGTTGTATAACGTTAATCAATGGCTAGATAAAAACAAAGTAGTCGATGAAAAAATACTGGCATTTGCATTAGCAACTGTATTGTTTCTTGCTGTATGTATATTTAACGCCAGTAGCTTATTATTAGCCCGTTATCACAGTGCAAAGTTTGAAACTGGACTTCGTCGCGCTGTAGGTGCTAGTAAAAAACATGTTTTGTACCAAAGTGCGGTTGAAAGCTTGATCATAGGTACATGTTGCGCTGTGTTAGCTTTAATTTTAGGCTGGCTTTTCTTAAAGTTCTCATTAACTTTATTTCCTTATTTAAGTGATAGCGCATCTTTTGATTCAGGTTTGGTCTTTATGGGCATTTGTATAGCAATCATTACGAGCTTTTTAAGTTCATTGTATCCACTAGTACAAGCTAGTAATTCAAGCTTAAGTGCCCAACTGAAATAA